caaacacgtctcgtgaatagatcagaatgtcatcaatgaacacaacaacgaatctgtctaaatacggtctaaatatccagttcatcaaatccacaaaaactgcaggagcattagttagtccaaaaggcataacaagaaattcataatgtccgtacctcatttTGAAAGTAGTTTTTAgaacatctgagtctttaactcacaactgataatagccagatcttaaatcaatcttcgaaaacactgttgcccctttcagctgatcaaacaaatcatcaattcttagtaacagatacttattctttattgtaaccttgttgagttgtcgatagttagtacacattctcatcgacccatctttcttctttacaaacaaatctggcgcaccccagggtgaaaaactaggtcatgcaaaacctctatctgttaactcttgcaattgagattTCAACTCATTCAACTCGGCTGGAGCCATTTTGTACGGATCTATCAATATCAGTGAAGTTCTtgatactaactcaatagcaaattcaacttctctgatcggTGGTAGTCCCGGTAATTATTCTAGGAACACATCCAGAAACTCACAGACTAGAtgtactaattcaatcttcgatttagacacttttgtatctaaaACGTAAGTGAGATAAGCTTTGCAACCTTTCTCACACATTTCTGAGCTGACATGGATGAAATCACTATAGGTAATCCActcgactcatctgattcaattcgaagGATTTCGCCATTCTAACATTTTAGTTTaataatctttcgtctacaatttacaACAATATCATACAGACTCAACCAattcatacccagaattatgtggaattcatcaaatggcaatagcattgAATCAGCCTGAAATTAGTAACCCCaagtcattaaaggacagttcttgcaaaccttatcaactagaacatacttgcctaaggggtttgataccttaatcataaactcagtaaattcaacaggcaatttcttactagacatTAAATTCTCACAAACATATGAATGTGTCAGTCaaagatcaattaaagcaatcacattagtgtcataaagagaaaaagtaccaatTATAACATCAGGTGACGAggcctcttcgcgagcgcgaatggcGTAAGCTCTAGTAGGTGCTCTTGCTTCAAATATGATAGTTGAATCCTTTGTCGCGCCTCTACTACTTCTCGGTGGCCTCCCTCCAGCAGCTGTGTTACTCGGTCTTACATTTTGGAATTGGTCATTCTCAGCTAACTCAGAACAATCCTGAATAAAATGATCTGGTGAACCACATCTGTAGCAAGCTTTCATTACAGCAAAAcgggtttttagcggcatttagaaaagatcgagcattagcgacgctttttgaaaaatgccactatagaactagcattagcggcgctttcttaaaaacgccgctatagatatagtattagcggtgctttttaagAAACGCCGCTGTAGGTcgaccattagcggcgctttttcaaaaacgccgcaaaaaaactAAGCACCACGACGTCgttttatgttgagctttagtggcattagaggcgctttttgaaaaaaatCCGCTATAGATCAACCATTAGCGGCGTtctctaaaaacgccgctataggtcgacCATTAGCGGCGCAATTtgaaaaatgccacaaaaaactAAGCACAACGCCGTCGGTTTTTTTTAGCTTTAGTGGCTTTAGCGGTGCCTTTTGAAAAATGCCGCTGTAGATCGAGCATTAGCtgtgctttttgaaaaacgccactataggtcGAGCATTAGCAGCGTTTTTCAAAATGCACCGCAAaaagtataatttatttttaattgaatatttaaattcttcaaaaaaataattacacgtagaaaaattttgaatgtcaaaacatagcaaaatatttgttaaaaatgaaaaaaattaaaatactattatttaaaataaatttaattttttttgtatatgattgattgtttttaatttatatattaaatattttcttatacgatcgtaaaagagatagtatttattttaaatattgaattaattatcattataatttaggatttatggtttagggtatatgattcatggtttaaggtttaggagttactattttaaggtttatgaattATGAGTTTAGGGGTTATGgcttatggtttatggtttatggtttaatagttggggtttaaggtttaggggttagggttaggggttaagggttaaaggtttatggtttagagtctaaggtttatggtttagagTCTAAGGTTtatgtttagggtttagagtttaaggCTTAGAGGATAGgggttaaaagtttagggtttagattaattagtgtttttaaatttatatattaaacaatttcttatataattgtaaaagagataatattaattttaatatattaaaattatgattatagtttaaattatttaagagataatagataaactttatatatttaaggtttacttgagatttgttaaatgatgaaattttatacaatcaaataatgcttttatatttaaaaatatttaatctaaaccatttgatatatttaaatattagaattaaaaaaaacattaataaataaataaataaaaataaaaaattgatatggataggtaactatctatttaataacattataaacacatagaaaccaaattatattagaaattaaaatataaggattaaatattaAGCATATTTAAGAgatcaaaactaaaaattatcTACTtctataaaatgtaaaaaaaaaaacatgattgGTATGTACCATATTTTAGCAAGAGAAAAATCTTTTAAACTTTACTTCATAATATTAGGATTCAAGCCCTTTTATCACCTATTGCTCCTCTCATAAGTgtgtaaggattaaattataacttATCATCATATTAACATTTATCATTAGTATTAGtaattaaaatcattaatctaaaaaattaattcaacgaataattcaattcaaattaattcatctatacttaatttatttaagtgaaatttaaacttaaaatttcaaagttgtcatgcaatataaatatattattaaatattgactATCATAAGTTAATTATTATGGCTACCAAATTatgacaaataaaaatgaaatataaaaactaagagattagtggcgcttttgaaaaaacaccgcaaaaataatataactttagggcattagcggcattttttgaaaaaacgccgcaaaaaatattatagtttaacaaaaacaacgtcgttttaaTTGGAGATTTAGGGGGGTTAGCGGCGCTGTCTTATAAACGCCGCAATAGATCAGCTGTAGCAGCGCTTGTCGAAAACGGCAAAAATGGTCAAAAAATTTTTAACGAAATGGTGTCGTTTTCCTTTCTTAAATTTTACTCTTTTGTCATGCCCGACACTTAGCCATTTCCTCCCCCAAACAGATTTTCCCAATTCTCTACATTTCCCCTAATCCCTAAATTTCCCCCAAAATCCCTAGGCATCTGAAGCTCCTCAGCCAACCCGATCACCTACTCATCACTGTCTGCTGTCGTCCTTGCTGTGTCCCGTCAGCGTCGCTCTCCACTGCGTCAACCAATCAATAAATTTTGCTCTCCGTAGCTTATTTCAAGTCTATTAAAAAACGAATTTCAAtcacattatttttaaaatattttaaaatatttctgaAACTTCAGTCTCTGGTCTGTGTTGGTTCAACTCAGCTTCCCATTTGACTCCTCGTGAACTGAAATTCATTGTGTTGCTCTATATTATTTCTCCCCCAAATCTTAATTTTCTCTTTGGTTTTCACTTTTTAGGCTAATGAGTTAATTCACCCGAGTGGGGTTAggttagtttaaaaaaaattcaacttcatATTCAGATGAAAAATTAGAAAGTTTAAACACATTCATAAACAAATCTATTTATTAACTGCATTTATTGATCAGTTTATTGTAAttaaattctgaattttttttaattaagttgatatCAAGTAGACACTAAAGAGAATGTAGATAacataaagaaaatttaaaaacctTGCAGGGATTATTACTAATTTAGTCTAAACCAAGTTAAGGCAGCAGCAGAAGTCTACGTGCACTGTTCCAATTTGTTGTTTCAACTTCATATTCGGATGAAAAATTAGAAAGTTTAAACACATTCATAAACAAATCTATTTATTAACTGCATTTTTTTGATcagtttattataattaaaatcagaaaattttttaattaagttgatatCAAGTAGACACTAAAGAGAATGTAGataatataaagaaaatttaaaaacccCGCAGGGATTATTACTAATTTAGTCTAAAGCAAGTTAAGGCAGCAGCAGAAGTCTACGTGCACTGTTCCAATTTGTTGTTTGTTTGTTTGCAATAACAAATGCATGTCGTACTCACGTAAGGGGATGCGTCCTCTCATGTTACAGACttgaaattcatatttttaaaatatacttaaattttagtATATGCAATAGGATAGATAAACTAGaattttttcaattatatatataaaactttattttgatttaattttcacagATTACTAACTATTAACATAATATTATTTACGATTACAAATTACATAtatcaacaaatattttaaaatatgtataattaaataaaaaataaaatttcatatatataattaaattaaatcaaaatttatatatcatattattttcatcactttattgtttctttttctttataatCACAGTCCACCTAGTGGAAATTGCAAGCTGCCTCTTCCTAGTTTCCATATATATTATATCTTTGACTTTGTTCCCATATAATAATACATGGATTAATATTTGACAAAGTAGTAATGGAAATTTTTAACATCCACTATACATTTTTGTGTATTTAGATTTTTACATCAAAGTGGATTGAAGAGGTACGAACTGAGCGGGATAGTGAGTTAATGTAGTTTACAACTACTTTGGATTTTGGCTGTGGTCATTAAGTTGGTCTGAAATTGTCGGTAGCCCTCTATTGTATCTTCGTCAGCAGCCCTCTGCTGCTTCTCTAATTTTCTACCATCCAGTTTTTTGTTATCTGCCATATTGTAAGTTCTTTTTCTACAAAGTATTAGTGAATCAATGCTgtctgattttattttattttttaaattaaagttgtTGGAATGCATGGTAAATTGGAAGGTTGAAGCTGTCCAAAACATGACATGTTTCCTATGATTACTGAGTGTTAATGCTTGTTTAGTTAGAGTGTAAATTCTGTCCAAAATAGGgtatgttttggttataatgTGTCTTGCCTCTACTATACATAGAATTATTTAATAATGGActtaagaaataatatttttatgtaaaagaagGCCAAAAGGGAACACGTGAGTATGCTTATTTGCAACGTTCATGGGCTTCACTTTTcccattcctttttttttcctttttaaacaaaaaaatatctttattattatattgttggagtaataaatttttttataaaatagtataatattatgaaatttaaataaaataaaataatatttattttaatataaaaatcaaattatttttttttaaaaatgatttaaaagttttttaaaatgaaaagttatttttgTTACtcattaattattttgttaagttatttcttttttttatgtttttattataatgatttgatttgaataaaacaACTGATTcccgaaaaatattaaaatataaaatgtttaaacaatttgTTAGAGTTAATCGACTCACAGAAAATATTTTGtctacatatattttatttttaaatgacctaattaaattaaattgtatttaaagttttaagttCTTATGttgaaattgtattttattaatttaatttaaggaaTTAGCCCATTTATTCGTGAGTTAATTTAGCATTCATGTGAATCAATTAAAAAGAACCATAATTGAGCACACATAACTCccacaacttacataataacttatatatatcatatcataacttacgtaacttacaaaacttacataatacataaatatatatcttaacttacataacttacataatacataaatgtatatcatatcataacttacataacttacaaaacttacttaacttacgtaatacataaatatacacTTGAAAATCCCACAACTTACCTGAATTAGTTTACACCCACTagatacttgatacttgatatgtattatctattttagtaaccgcaatttattgtcaactttaggaTTCAAGAACAACGAAATAGATaagagttggatgaatttgtcaagggtaagcaacgactatcaaaatggagtacaaacttttttaaattttgcatttcaaaatgcaagccaagagaatatgattctttgctcGTGTAAGAAGTGCAGCAACATcaattggaatttttgtgaagttgtctacgaacatctaattgttgatggctttattcgggggtataaaaaatgaattttccaTGGAGAGCGAACATCTAGTAGAATAGCTAATCCAACTTATCCTCATACTGTttaccatcagtatgttagagaagatgacatggaaggtatgttgcgggatgcatttaatatgcacagtcatggtttgcaaccatttccacctgactttattgcatccaatgattgtaatattggtggaaatgtttttacCAAAACGGGAAGAAGTGTACCTGATGAAGAGTCAAATGAAGAAGTGGTGAAGTTCTAcaagttacttaatgaaatgaacgaagaactttacTAGGGATCAAATATTCAaaattgtccttctgcattcgcctatttcacttaaaatgtttgggagggtggaccggaaactcttttataatgttgttagagtttttgagagatatgtttctgtttgcaaaaatccctcagtcttgtcaagatatgaagaaACTAATAAAAGATTTAAGCCTTGGGTacgacaaaattcatagttgcccagatgactgcatgttgtactggggtaATTGGAAAAaacaacagtcttgtcatgtttgcggtaattctcgttggatgaataggaatACAGAAGATTTGAATGTGGATAAAGGTGATGCACAATTAAGAAAGAAGCCAATAAAGATTTGCGATATTTTCCACTAATACCGAGGCTTCAAAGGTTGTTCATGTCGTTAAAGACAGCTGAGTCTAGAGGTGGCATCATGATgaacgaaccgatgatggattattaaggcatcctgtaGATTCCTTAGATTGGAAATTGTTTGACAGTAAAtatccaagctttgcaagcgatccacagaatgtgaggcttgggctagcagctaacggatttaatccttttaaaatcatgagtactttgTACAGTAtttggcctgtagtgcttgttccttacaatttgcctccatggatttgcatgaagcaatcttcttttatcttatctatgattatccctgaaGAGAAAGGTCCCAGAAATGATATTGATATTTAGATAtggccacttattgaagagttgaaaCAATTATGGACGGGTGTTGAAACATATGATGTCTTTAGAGAGGAGAACTTTTATTTACGTGTAGCGTTGTTGTGGACTATTAATGATTTCCtggcttatgccaatttatctggttggagtaccaaagAACGTTATGCTTGTCTTTGTTGTGCGGCGCAAACATGTTCaaagtggttatataatgggaagaagttctcttatatggggcatcgtcggtggctagatggaaatcatagatttagattttagaggACACTATTTGACAGTACTGAAGAATTCAGAGAAGCACCTGAGCAGACTATTGGatttgaaatcttgttcatgttgaaaggtatcaatttcagttatgggaagatgaatcaaccacccaaCATGCAAACAAAGGGAAGATcaagggatgaatctgatgaagagAATGATCTtaatgaggcagacttgtggaaaaaagaagtatttttttgagttacCTTATTAGGAGCATCACATTTTATGACataatcttgatgtcatgcatattaagAAAAATGTTTGTGAGAACATCATagggacaattttgaatgtcgacggaaaattgaaagacaatcttcagagtcgatttgatttagttgacatgggaatttgacgtgatcttcatccccaagtacTTCTAAATAGGAAATATCGGTTGTCGTCTTCTATTTTCGCAATGTCgaagaaagagaaagaagtgttctgcatggatttgaaggatataaaggtcccaaatgcgtatgcatcaaatatatctcgatgtgtgagtcttaaagatcgaagactttattccttaaaatcacatgattatcacatcttgatgcaagatttactgccagttgctttacggtgttgtatgtaaaaaaaggtgacgtcttgtataattgaactatccaatataatgaaagctatttgtggaaaagttttgaatgttgaaaaacttgagaaagtacaagatcAAGCTGCTTTGAATTTATGCAAAttagagaagatctttccacctttcttcttcactattatggtgcacttgctaTTCCGTCTCCCTCGtgaagcaatacttggtggactAGTTTTCTATCGATgtatgtatcctatagaaaggtgctaatttatttgtaaagtattcattcattcacctttATAACTTTAGTTACAAATTTTGATAATATTGTATATCATGTTTAGGTTCCTATACAAATTCAAGTCTTATTGTCATAATAAgagttatccagaaggatcaattgctaaaggttacttggcagaggagtgtatgatTTTTTGTTCTCAGTATTTAGACgatgttgaaacaagactgaatagaccaagtagaaatgctgggctcaatgatcataacttggtcgaaacttatttatttcaaagttatggaaaACCAGTCGGTAatgttgaaattgcagaattagatgatagatcttgggtacaagcacatcgatatgttctttttcaccacgattcaattgaaccattacgcaagtaagttctagaatttgataaatattcatctttttaatttgtttgtcttctaaccaattaaacctctttttaacatggtgagtacaaacaaatcttgagatctcgttcacgctcctgaagattacaacatcgagagattaataagttattcatagaatcttttcatgaatggttaagccaaacggtatgcaattgAAGCTtttattgacaaataataatgaattctcataacatttataattactcaatttactttcgattcaatagacTTGGAGTGGGAAGGACATCAATGaagaagttaaatggctttcccaaggtccgaatagagtagtaaaaagatatagtgccttcctcatcaatggatacagatttcatacaaaatattgtGAGAGATtaaggagaactcaaaattgtggaattgttgttaattcttcaattacaagttatgctagtgctagggacaatagtCCTGTTGAAGGAAATGTGTAGTATTACGAACTTCTTACtaacattattgagttggattactatggaaaatggaaagttatcttatttcgatgtgattgggttGATGTTAATATTGCTCacagaattaaaaaagatcaatttggttttacaatggtgaatttctctcgcttgattcacatTGAAGAACaattgatagatgagccgtatgtattttcttctcaagtgaaacaagttttttatttgaaagatccaactgatgatggttggtacgttgtactccgaaacacccctagagacttgtttgacatgggcaataaaagtagagatgacatcgttgaaagatcagaaacttttccttttctagaacaaaacttaaatgaaaatatccctagtactagtactacacaatttcaatgggttcgccaTGATGTGGATGGAGATGTTTACGAATTAtaatgtagtaagattttacaatttttttaattatatgtaatattataatttaaatcttagtcttgttaaatatttcaactattttatatgtactattattgctgtaattagttactaaaatttcaactattttatgtgtattgcagaaaaaatgcctagaagaagattacaAGATCTATCTATTGTTCAGAATACGCCAAATtcggaagaaacaaatagtgaacaacagactgcCACTGCAGCAAAATtgacttttagcggtgttttttaagGTCTTTAGGGGCGCTTTTAAGCGCCACTAAAATTATTTGCAGCGTTtttacaagcgccgcaaaaaacgccgctatagataaCGCCACTAAGTTTGtggcgtttatttaaaaaaatgcagctaaagatcatgacctttgACAGCGCTTtacccaaaaacgccgctaaaagtcatcacctttagcgacgcttttcccacaaacgccgctaaaggtaataaaatttaaaaaaaataaaatattataaaaaatcatgaaaaatttaaaaaagttaaaattcattatcaaaatattgagaagaataatatccatgatataaatataaaaattttctattaaaattttaactaaaaatattaaaagaaaaagaaaaatttataatcaaaactaaaataaataataaaaattagattaaatataaagatatcaTAACCATGTAAAATATAAGATATTATCATCAATATTTACATCATCATCTTGCTTAAATTTCGGTGGCTTGTACCCTTTCTTGAACCATTCATCTTGTAGAATTTCAGGAATAGTTATACGCTGCCAAAAAGAACATGCATAATTTCAACCAAAATGCACGCGCTAAAGCTTATACTATGATCAAAGATTGCATGTAATCACAAATTTTCATAGGATGAATTGAATTTGAAACTTACGGTAAGAGGGTTTGGATCAAGAATACGCTTAATCAAATTCCTAGCACTAGATGAAAACCATGATGGATAGCTGAAAGAAGCCTCCCAGATCTGAAATTTATCAATGTACAAACAATTTTAATGAAGTTCTCATCTAAAAAGACTGGCCAAATCTGGAGGGTACTTACTTTCTTATACAAGCCTATAAGGCTTGGCTCATCAAAAGGCAAATAACCAGCTATGAGAACAAAGAGAATAACTCTGCAAGACCAAATATCAGATGATGTACCATTCAAGTGATTAAAATCTCACAAGCACCACACAAATTTCCGTTCATATAGTCAGTCTATATCAAATACATGTTCTCAAAAACAGAACAATCTCAAACAGCTATGACCAGTATCCCACGGAAGGGAAAAAAAGCATGAAAGTACTGATACAATGACATAATTATAAACAGCCAGATGCTTCATCCTTTCTTAAACAAAGCAAGAATAAGAGTgcataaaattacataaaaacaaGATCATATGGATAATAGATCAATTCTTTTTACTTCTAAATTCAACAATTCGACTCATAAATTCAGCATTCCTCtcttaaattaacataaattccAGTCATTTCACAGCTTTAAgctaaaaaaatgaatgaaagacAATTCATTTATATACCAGAGCTTTCTCAAGAAACATGCCGGAGCTGGTTCGAACTTCACTTTCAATACTCTGGCCTGATACATCATCTGCCACCATTGACTTCTCTAACTTATCCTTAGCCtgaaattaatacaatttctttttttatatgtTGAAATTCTTCAAcaacaaaagagaaaaatggtTGCTTACCAGAAAAATAAGGTGATCACATTCCTCACTTGATAAAAATCCTTTGTAAATAAAAGCCCTTCAAGAAAAAAATCCTTTAAAATAAGCATGTTTAAAGCATGGCCATTCACCTTAGCACTCtaagacaaacatacaaacataaggCACTCTAATACTTTTTTGCACATAAAATATCTGAAACTCACACCTGAATTCGGATTCAGAGCACATACGGTGTCGACTGCATGTTGATCAATATCATTCTTATTCGCTGCTGCAATGCCTCCCACATGCATTTGTAGAGGTAGGAGCCACCTATTATGTGCCTTCTGCGAATTGTTCTTAGACCGCAATCTAGTGTAGTTGGCTTTTCCTGTTCCATTTGCCACCAGTCAAAACATAAAAGAGCTATATTGCAATATTATGATAACCCATTACTCCATTGACAAAGTGAAATCTAGTTTTAGTATTGGCATCTTAAGCAAAAATATCCTCCTTTGCATCTTCTATTTTTCCCATCCTTTTTTCACCATATTAGCAGTGAGTCCCCAGGGTATCTTAGTGTTGCATATTTTTTTGGAACCATTTGTTAGGGTATCTTATTCATGTGAGCATTTAGGTAGTATGTCAAGTTGAGTAACTAATAGCATCACATCATTTGAGCATATCTTATACATCCCAAACTCTAGTAGACTAGATTATTCCTGGAAACTATATAAACCATTTACATTTGAAGAGAATCTTGTTTTTGAAACTTGCCTTTTTGAAAGTAGCATGTAGTTTTCAAGGGTGCATCGTCCATGTTTGAGCACCCTCTGAAGGAACAAATATGCAATCAATAGGGCCACACATGTGCATCACAACTGGAGAACTCATTGGCAACTATTGAGTATAATTTACATTTGAGCTGTATTTAGATTCCATCAGTATTGCTGTGAGATAGATTATTGTTCTTACCAATGCCTCGATTTATGAAGATGAGCATAGAAAGTACTAATTTTCTATTAAGGAGACAAGCAATGCTTGAAAGAAGTCTTTACAAAtttgttttaatcattttgataATCCCACATGGTGGGATAGTGGCTCAAAACTGATCTGTCCTTATATCTTTATCAATGGAATCTGCATTGAGGGTCCCAGGAAGCTCTCTAAAATCTTCATTGAAGATGGAATATGCACTGtaaattttggaatggaaaagataAGTCAGTCGTGGAAAGAAATGAGCAGTTCATGTTAAGAAAACTCACATTATATAGGGTTTAGAAACTAAACAAAGACCCCAAAACAACCCCTATGTCCTATGATAATCTACAAGAGGTTCCTGCACATGAACTTCGTTAGTATTTCGTCATTGGTTCATATGCTTAAGAAATTCTCCACAGCTACCTTTGAGAAAAAGTCAGAAGAAAacataattcaaacaaaattttcatttaatggATTGTTTAGAAGTATCAGGGGTATCAACAATACATATCAGAGTCATGTAACAGTTTATTTGTTATTATCTtatacatatatcatgaactttgGCTACCTTAGGAATTGGAGTTTAGAAGTAAGAGGATACCTGACATCACCAGGTTGCCGCCGTCCAAGGTTCaggaaaattgtacaaaaaccaGTTCCAAGTATCTGAGCAAATGGAGggcaaagaaaatatgaacatagTTCATAATGGAATTGCTCTGGATAATCTAAATAAATATTTCGTGCAAAAGTGTGATAGATT
This window of the Gossypium hirsutum isolate 1008001.06 chromosome A09, Gossypium_hirsutum_v2.1, whole genome shotgun sequence genome carries:
- the LOC107959199 gene encoding probable prolyl 4-hydroxylase 7 — translated: MCSESEFRAFIYKGFLSSEECDHLIFLAKDKLEKSMVADDVSGQSIESEVRTSSGMFLEKALSYSLCSHSWLFAF